From a single Ischnura elegans chromosome 7, ioIscEleg1.1, whole genome shotgun sequence genomic region:
- the LOC124162616 gene encoding uncharacterized protein LOC124162616 — protein MLTMLVGSNVLIKYLLKSTYYIPRQANTNFEGAKPPKEKLYDKYTTLLKKLRKSGLRINRGESTYVDIPEVELGLSDSSSSVGGDLSWLMRCTEPVEEAAERWRNTSAARLHDLRTTEPRKQGCQKNIHLVTNYFDTYPVLRQPWAFSLLLIDYKNLYQETELALIEHWPSIALKIKLMSNVNPIHVESIEDTVNTLSLIPKLFGPTTVGKWKTTAVDSKNGFLLHVTTNAALETEVNRIRAKLEAAKRTLQPFPIVVGADEANITDCYVYIDTFFYSVESPLRAIDV, from the exons ATGTTGACTATGCTTGTTGGTTCTAATGTATTGATAAAGTATCTGTTAAAGTCTACGTACTACATACCACGCCAGGCAAACACTAATTTTGAAGGTGCAAAACCGCCAAAGGAAAAACTGTACGATAAGTACACAACACTACTGAAGAAATTAAGAAAGTCAGGTTTGCGCATTAACAGAGGAGAGAGTACATATGTGGACATCCCTGAAGTGGAATTGGGACTATCTG ATTCCAGCAGCTCGGTTGGTGGAGATTTATCTTGGCTGATGAGATGCACTGAGCCTGTGGAGGAAGCAGCTGAGAGGTGGCGCAACACGTCAGCGGCACGATTGCATGACCTGAGAACAACGGAACCAAGAAAACAGGGttgccaaaaaaatattcatttggttACTAATTATTTTGATACCTATCCTGTACTGAGACAGCCATGGGCTTTCTCTCTG CTGCTAATTGATTACAAAAACCTATACCAAGAAACTGAATTAGCATTGATTGAGCATTGGCCATCTATTGCATTGAAGATCAAATTAATGTCAAATGTGAATCCTATCCATGTGGAAAGCATAG aggACACAGTAAACACCCTTAGTCTAATTCCCAAATTGTTCGGCCCAACTACTGTGGGTAAATGGAAAACAACCGCCGTTGACTCGAAGAATGGTTTCCTTTTACATGTGACG ACTAATGCTGCTCTAGAAACGGAGGTTAATAGGATAAGAGCGAAGCTAGAGGCAGCCAAAAGAACATTGCAACCGTTCCCGATTGTTGTTGGTGCAGACGAAGCTAACATCACGGACTGCTATGTATACATAGACACTTTTTTTTACTCGGTGGAAAGCCCTTTGAGAGCTATAGACGTATGA
- the LOC124162969 gene encoding uncharacterized protein LOC124162969 — protein MAPDVYSAISHIYLLSGRILQRKWKSLRDCFSREVSRLKTTKSGSAAGRKTGYVYFQQLSFLGQIINKKPTCSSMGTHEQVDGAHVQPTEDPSQPTPKTSYVGKRKRAEHTNELEEMVNILKTGLQSRQEREEKLEDDSDRMFLLSLLQPLKEIPKNNRLSIKMELMRVLETARLTQNPTVVPATYQQQTTSGNICPQQPTAGPSGLQQTTSQRFQPLQNQMDQQRSVLSPHSDSDFSNESTYEFTTLY, from the exons ATGGCGCCG GATGTATATTCTGCAATTTCACATATATATTTACTTTCAGGAAGAATACTTCAAAGGAAGTGGAAGAGTTTACGTGACTGCTTCTCGAGGGAAGTGTCGAGGCTTAAGACTACGAAAAGTGGATCAGCTGCGGGACGTAAAACAGGTTATGTTTACTTTCAACAGCTTTCATTTTTGGgacaaataataaataagaaaccGACATGCAGTAGCATGGGAACTCATGAGCAAGTAGACGGTGCACATGTGCAACCCACTGAAGATCCTTCCCAGCCAACTCCAAAAACATCTTATGTTGGTAAGAGGAAGAGAGCAGAACATACAAATGAACTGGAGGAGATGGTGAACATTTTAAAGACTGGCCTTCAGAGTCgccaagagagagaggaaaaattggAGGATGATAGTGATCGAATGTTTTTGTTGTCTTTACTGCAACCGTTGAAGGAAATTCCAAAGAATAACAGGTTATCCATTAAAATGGAGTTAATGCGTGTCCTTGAAACAGCGCGTTTGACGCAGAATCCTACTGTGGTGCCAGCAACATATCAGCAACAAACAACGTCTGGAAACATTTGTCCGCAACAACCAACGGCAGGTCCTTCAGGACTGCAGCAAACAACTTCTCAGAGGTTCCAACCACTTCAGAACCAAATGGACCAGCAAAGAAGTGTACTTTCACCTCATTCAGACAGTGACTTTTCAAATGAATCAACTTATGAATTTACCACTTTGTATTAA
- the LOC124162971 gene encoding piggyBac transposable element-derived protein 4-like has translation MSRKRFHFILQSLRFDDKATRSDRKLLDKLAPVREVFDIFVQNCRESYSLGEYVTIDEMLSKFRGRCAFRQYIPSKPGKYGIKIFSLADSKTFYTGNLEVYVGKQPEGPFYVSNSANDVVKRLVRPIAHSGRNITADNWFTSYELVLDLLKANLTYVGTVRKNKRQLPPSFTSPVGREPFTTRFGFDRHCTLVSYIPKPRKNVILISSMHHDSTIDETTGNSNKPEIVTFYNATKSGVDVVDKLCATYSVARNTKRWPMTIFYTMLNVAAINAQVIYLVNNKESSHAILKRRHFIKVLAQELTKEHLQKRSHVVNLPRELRKRTLAISEKDKETEHNESSTDARKSPWGSIEEVSEFFGEAKEYILKLRDATGQLVVQSNRKLGFLGFLVCISSTLGLYQSLLKEGSNEAAPFV, from the exons atgtctcgtaagcgcttccactttattttacaaaGCCTTCGGTTTGATGACAAAGCAACTAGAAGCGATAGGAAGCTATTAGATAAGCTTGCACCTGTTAGAGaggtttttgatatatttgttcaaaattgccgtgaaagttattctttgggagaatacgtaactattgatgaaatgctatcaaaattcagaggaagatgtgcatttaggcaatacatcccgagtaaaccaggaaaatatggaattaagatattttctctagcagattctaaaacattttacacaGGGAACTTAGAAGTATACGTTGGGAAGCAGCCGGAAGGCCCATTTTACGTTAGTAACAGTGCCAATGATGTTGTAAAAAGGTTGGTTAGACCGATTGCTCACAGTGGTCGCAATATAACCGCCGATAATTGGTTTACCAGTTATGAGCTAGTTTTAGACCTACTCAAAGCTAACCTTACGTATGTAGGAACAGTAAGGAAGAATAAACGGCAGCTTCCACCCAGTTTTACATCCCCTGTCGGTCGAGAACCATTTACAACTCGTTTTGGATTTGATAGGCATTGCACATTGGTATCATACATACCAAAGccacgaaaaaatgtaattttaatatcttcaatgcatcatgattccacaatcgatgaaacaacagggaattcgaataagccagagatcgtgacattttacaatgcaactaaaTCTGGCGTTGATGTAGTTGATAAATTATGCGCGACTTACTCAGTAGCAAGAAACACCAAAAGGTGGCCGATGACTATATTTTATACCATGCTCAATGTGGCAGCAATAAATGCTCAGGTTATTTACCTTGTAAACAACAAAGAGAGttctcatgcaattttgaaaagaaggcattttatcaaagtccttgcgcaagaactaactaaagagcacctgcaaaaacgtagtcacgtggtaaatttaccgagggaattgagaaaaagaactttagccattagtgagaaagacaaagaaactgaacataatgagtcaagtac agatgctcgtaagtccccGTGGGGGAGTATTGAAGAGGTGTCGGAATTTTTCGGTGAAGCGAAAGAGTACATACTAAAACTGAGAGATGCAACTGGTCAGTTAGTGGTACAGTCCAATAGGAAACTGGGTTTCCTTGGTTTCCTTGTGTGCATATCAAGTACTCTTGGGCTGTATCAATCATTACTGAAGGAGGGCAGTAATGAG GCTGCCCCCTTCGTGTGA